The nucleotide sequence GATTGATGCGATCATCAATCAAAAAGGCCAGGGCATGAAATGTATCTACGTCGCGATTGGCCAAAAAGCCTCGTCGATCAAGAACATCGTGCGCTCGCTGGAACAGCACGGCGCGATGGAATACACCATCGTTGTCGCCGCTTCCGCTTCGGAATCGGCCGCCATGCAATACATCTCCCCGTACTCCGGTTGCGCCATGGGCGAATACTTCCGTGACCGCGGTGAAGATGCACTGATCGTCTACGATGATCTGTCCAAACAAGCTGTTGCATACCGTCAAATCTCGCTGCTGCTGCGCCGTCCACCAGGTCGTGAAGCGTACCCAGGCGACGTGTTCTACCTGCACAGCCGCCTGCTGGAACGCGCAGCACGCGTGAACGCCGACTACGTCGAGAAGTTCACCGACGGCGCCGTCAAAGGCAAGACCGGTTCCCTGACGGCACTGCCGATCATTGAAACGCAAGCTGGCGACGTGTCCGCATTCGTTCCAACCAACGTGATTTCGATTACCGACGGTCAGATCTTCCTGGAAACCTCGCTGTTCAACGCCGGTATCCGTCCTGCAATTAACGCCGGTATTTCCGTATCGCGCGTCGGTGGCGCTGCCCAGACCAAGGTAATCAAAAACCTGTCCGGCGGTATCCGTACCGACTTGGCGCAGTACCGTGAACTGGCCGCGTTTGCGCAGTTCGCTTCGGACCTGGATGAATCGACCCGCAAGCAGCTGGACCGTGGTGCCCGCGTAACGGAATTGCTCAAGCAAGCCCAGTACTCGCCACTGTCGATCTCGCTGATGGCCGTATCGCTGTTCTCGGTGAACAAAGGCTTCATGGACGACGTGCCAGTCAAGCAAGTGCTGTCGTTCGAAGCTGGTGTCCACGCTTACATGAAGACCAAGCAAGCTGCTCTGCTGGCCAAGATCGAAGAAACCAAGCAACTCGACAAAGACAGCGAAGCAACTCTGTCGGCGGCCATTGCTGATTTCAAGAAATCCGGCGCATATTAAGCGGCCAGGCGGCGCCCACCTCGAGTGAGGCGCCGCCCTACGCGCAGAAGGAGTAAGGACTCATGGCATCAAGCAAAGAGATACGAGGCAAGATCAAGAGCGTAGAGAATACGAAGAAGATCACCAAGGCGATGGAAATGGTCGCCGCGTCCAAAATGCGCAAGGCGCAAGACCGGATGCGGGCCGCCCGTCCCTACAGTGACAAGATTCGGAATATCGCCGCCAATCTGGCGACCGCCAATCCGGAATACACGCACCCGTTCCTGGCAGCTGCCCAGGGTACGCAAGCGAAGGCAGTGGGCTTCATCGTTGTCACGACCGACAAGGGTCTGTGCGGCGGCATGAACACCAACATCCTGCGCCAGGTGACGTCGAAGTCGCGCGAGCTGGAAGCAGCTGGCAACCGGATTGAAGCAGTTGCCATCGGTAACAAGGGTTTGGGTTTTTTGAATCGCATCGGCGTCAAGATCATTGCGCACGCCATTCAAACCGGTGATACGCCCCACCTGGACAAATTGATCGGACCCGTCAAGGTCATGCTCGAAGAGTTCCAGGCAGGCAAGATCGATGCAGTGTACCTGTGCTACACCAAATTCATCAACACGATGAAACAGGAACCAGTCGTGGAGCAATTGCTGCCTCTGACGGCCGACAAGATGGTTGCCGACAAGGGCGCCCACACGTGGGATTACATCTACGAGCCGGATGCGCAAAGCGTGATCGACGAATTGCTGGAGCGCTATGTAGAAGCGCTGGTGTACCAGGCAGTCGCGGAGAATCTGGCGTCCGAGCAATCGGCACGGATGGTCGC is from Janthinobacterium sp. 61 and encodes:
- the atpA gene encoding F0F1 ATP synthase subunit alpha; the encoded protein is MQLNPSEISELIKSRIQGLDGGAEVRNQGTVISVADGICRIHGLSDVMQGEMLEFPGNTFGLAMNLERDSVGSVILGAYEHISEGDTVKCTGRILEVPIGPELLGRVVNALGQPIDGKGAIDTKLTAAIEKIAPGVIARESVSQPMQTGLKSIDAMVPVGRGQRELIIGDRQTGKSAVAIDAIINQKGQGMKCIYVAIGQKASSIKNIVRSLEQHGAMEYTIVVAASASESAAMQYISPYSGCAMGEYFRDRGEDALIVYDDLSKQAVAYRQISLLLRRPPGREAYPGDVFYLHSRLLERAARVNADYVEKFTDGAVKGKTGSLTALPIIETQAGDVSAFVPTNVISITDGQIFLETSLFNAGIRPAINAGISVSRVGGAAQTKVIKNLSGGIRTDLAQYRELAAFAQFASDLDESTRKQLDRGARVTELLKQAQYSPLSISLMAVSLFSVNKGFMDDVPVKQVLSFEAGVHAYMKTKQAALLAKIEETKQLDKDSEATLSAAIADFKKSGAY
- the atpG gene encoding F0F1 ATP synthase subunit gamma, whose amino-acid sequence is MASSKEIRGKIKSVENTKKITKAMEMVAASKMRKAQDRMRAARPYSDKIRNIAANLATANPEYTHPFLAAAQGTQAKAVGFIVVTTDKGLCGGMNTNILRQVTSKSRELEAAGNRIEAVAIGNKGLGFLNRIGVKIIAHAIQTGDTPHLDKLIGPVKVMLEEFQAGKIDAVYLCYTKFINTMKQEPVVEQLLPLTADKMVADKGAHTWDYIYEPDAQSVIDELLERYVEALVYQAVAENLASEQSARMVAMKAASDNAGSVIGELKLIYNKTRQAAITKELSEIVAGAAAV